In Hermetia illucens chromosome 5, iHerIll2.2.curated.20191125, whole genome shotgun sequence, a single window of DNA contains:
- the LOC119657280 gene encoding 26S proteasome regulatory subunit 10B, giving the protein MTTGIAGDVSREKALMDYRKKLLEHKEIESRLKEKREELKELTKQYDKSENDLKALQSVGQIVGEVLKQLTEDKFIVKATNGPRYVVGCRRQLDKTKLKSGTRVALDMTTLTIMRYLPREVDPLVYNMSHEDPGEVKYSAIGGLSEQIRELREVIELPLMNPELFLRVGITPPKGCLLYGPPGTGKTLLARAVASQLDANFLKVVSSAIVDKYIGESARLIREMFNYARDHQPCIIFMDEIDAIGGRRFSEGTSADREIQRTLMELLNQMDGFDSLGQVKMIMATNRPDTLDPALLRPGRLDRKIEIPLPNEQARLEILKIHAGPIAKHGDIDYEAIVKLSDNFNGADLRNVCTEAGLFAIRAEREYVIQEDFMKAVRKVADNKKLESKLDYKPV; this is encoded by the exons atgacCACAGGCATCGCTGGAGATGTTTCGCGTGAGAAGGCGCTCATGGATTACAGGAAAAAATTGTTGGAGCACAAAGAAATTGAGTCCCGTTTGAAAGAAA AGCGTGAGGAGCTGAAAGAGCTCACGAAACAATACGACAAATCGGAGAATGACCTGAAGGCTCTGCAAAGTGTTGGCCAAATCGTAGGAGAAGTCCTCAAGCAGCTTACCGAAGACAAAT TTATTGTAAAAGCGACCAACGGTCCACGGTATGTCGTCGGATGCCGCAGACAACTCGACAAAACTAAACTGAAGTCCGGCACTCGCGTCGCCCTGGACATGACCACGCTCACCATAATGCGCTATCTGCCACGGGAGGTTGATCCTCTCGTCTACAACATGTCCCATGAAGACCCAGGCGAGGTGAAGTACTCGGCAATCGGCGgtttgtcggaacagattcgtgAGCTCCGAGAAGTGATTGAGCTGCCTCTAATGAATCCTGAACTGTTCCTGCGTGTCGGTATCACACCGCCGAAAGGATGTCTTCTGTACGGACCACCGGGAACCGGCAAAACGCTCCTGGCTCGTGCCGTTGCCTCGCAGCTCGACGCGAATTTCCTCAAGGTCGTCTCCAGTGCGATCGTCGACAAGTACATAGGCGAGAGCGCACGTCTGATCCGGGAAATGTTCAACTACGCAAGAGATCACCAGCCCTGCATCATCTTCATGGACGAAATCGATGCTATTGGTGGCAGGAGATTCTCAGAGGGCACCTCGGCGGATCGTGAAATCCAGCGGACGCTGATGGAGCTGCTGAACCAGATGGACGGCTTCGACTCCCTGGGTCAGGTCAAGATGATAATGGCCACGAACCGACCCGACACTTTGGATCCCGCCCTGTTGCGCCCCGGTCGCTTGGacaggaaaattgaaattccGCTGCCAAACGAACAAGCTCG TTTGGAAATTCTCAAAATCCACGCCGGGCCGATAGCCAAGCACGGCGACATCGACTACGAGGCCATCGTGAAGCTGTCGGACAACTTCAACGGAGCCGATCTTAGGAATGTTTGCACCGAGGCCGGTCTGTTCGCAATCAG AGCCGAACGGGAGTACGTGATCCAGGAAGACTTCATGAAGGCCGTGCGGAAAGTGGCGGACAACAAGAAACTGGAAAGCAAACTGGACTACAAACCCGTGTAA